The Candidatus Delongbacteria bacterium genomic interval CAGAAGTCCACAACAAAAGGTCCAAAAGTAATATTTGGAACAAAATGCCCATCCATAATGTCAAGATGGAGATAATCAGCTCCACTTTCTTCACAACTTTTTATATCTTTTCCAAGATTGCTAAAATCTGCAGATAGCAACGAAGGACTTACATATATCATTTTTACCCCCTTATTTTGTGCAGAATATAATTAGGCGAATTCTAATATGAAAGTATTTTATAATAAATGAAAGATTAAAATAAATATTGATTGTTTCTAAAAAAAGTTTAATTATGTTCTTAAAAAAAGTTAGAATAATGAATTACTATACTTACAAGCAATATCTTGCAGATAAATTTGGGGAAGAATTATATAAAATTCCCATAGATTTTAATACAGGTTGTCCAAATAGGGACTCTGAGGGATTAGGAGGTTGTACATTCTGTCCTGAAAATGGGAATAGGGCTGCACAAATTACAGGACTAAACACAGTAAGGGATCAGGTAAATGCAGCAATAAAATTTTCTAAAAAAAGATACAAAGCAAACAAATTCATGGCATATATACAAGCCTATACAGCGTTTTTTTCTAAGGAATGGCAGAAGAAATACTTAGAGATCTTAAATGAGTTTGAATTTGATGCATTAAGCATAGGGACTAGACCTGATTGTATAAATCAAGATACCATTGAATTTGTCAAACAATTAAATATCCCAGTTATAATTGAACTTGGAGTTCAAACTTTGAATGACATATCATTATTGAAAATAAACAGAGGACATGATTCTGACAGATCATTAAAAGCAGTACAATTCCTGAATGATAATAATATTGAAGTTGCAGTTCATCTTATAATTGGTTTACCTAATGAAACAATTGATGATAATATTCTTACGGTGAAAAAACTTTCTCACTTTAAATTAGCTGGTATAAAATTTCACAATCTACACATCATTGAAGGAACTAACTTGGCAAGAGAATATGAAAAAGAAAATTTTAACATATACACTGAAAATCAGTATGCAGAGATTCTAATTGAGCTTTTCAAGTATGTTCCTGGAGATATCCCCATATTGAGAGTATGTACCGACACTGAAATTGAGAAATTGATAGCTCCAAAATGGCATATGAATAAAGGTCAGTTTACAGAATATTTTAATTCACTTTTAAAATTTAGGGATGTTTATCAAGGTCAGTTAACAGATAAAGCTTATAATCCTTTGAAAGTTGATAACTATGATAAAACAATAACAGATGATGGCTCAATTACACTTTTCAGTAATGATTTTAAAGAAAAGTATCATTGTCACGCTGGTGCACTTATGGAATCTGTAAAAAAATATATAGAACCTTCTGGATTTGAAAAGCTGATAAAACAAAATGATCTCCACATTCTTGATATCTGTTTTGGTCTGGGATACAACTCCTATTCATCTGTAAAAACAGCATCAGGGTTTAAAAATAAAATTAAAATTACATGTTTAGAAATTGATAGAAGAGTTGTCAAAAAAGCTTCTGAAATAGAATATGCAGATAAATGGTGGTCCAATGTTCTTCGAAATTTATATGATTGGGCAAATTTTGTATATCTGAATTGTGAGCTTGAAATGAAGTGGGGTGATGCAAGATTTTCCATTGAGACATTGAAAGGTAAATATGATATTATTTATCTTGATGCGTTTTCAACACAGAAAAACAGTGAACTCTGGACTCTTGATTTTATAAAAAAGATAAAAAGAGTTATAAAAGATAATGGAGTTGTGCTTACCTATTGTGCAGCAATTCCAGTTAGAAAAGCCTTTATTGAAGCAGGCTTTTTTATTGGTGAAACTGTTGCTGCAGGTAGAGACAGAGGTGGAACCATAGCATCATTGGACCCTTCAAAAATTGAAATACAAATTCCTCTAAAAGATTATGAACTTTTCAAAACTACTAAAGGTATCGTATATAGAGATCCATATTCTACATATACTAATAGAGAAATTCTAAAAAATCGGGAATTTGAAGTTGTTAAATTCAAGAAAATTGATGAGGCTGAATATTAAATCAGCCTCACTAATCATTTTATAATACACCTGTTTTTTAATTTCCTATTTTCATAAGTCATTATTGTTCAAGATTAATGATTTGTAAATCGAGAACTTACACGTAGAGTACTTTATAGTTTATTTCTCAAAACTAAATGTAAGATACCTTTATTTCTTATGTATTCAATTTCCATATCGGTGTCAAGTCTCAATTTTAAAGGAATCATTTTCTCATCAAAATATGATTTAACTATCATTTCGTGAGTTGGGTTTTCAGAAATACTTATGTTGATAGTTTCGTTGCCAGTTATGAAATCGTAATCATCATCATTGATAAATTGAAAAGGTAATATTCCCATCCCGACAAGGTTAGATCTGTGGATACGTTCATAAGATTTTGCAATAACAGCTTTTACTCCCAATAGTAAAGTCCCTTTTGCTGCCCAATCCCTCGATGAACCAGTGCCATATTCTTTACCTGCTACAATAATTAAACTTACATTTTCTTTTTTTAACATTTCTGCTGCATCAAATATGTGTATAATCTTATCATTGTGCTTTGTATATCCACCCTCTTTTCCATCTGCAAGATGATTTTTTATTCTTACATTGGCAAAAGTACCTCTCATCATGACTTCGTGATTCCCCCGTCTGGATCCGTAGGAGTTGAAACCATTTTTATGTATTCCTCTTTTATTCAGATAGATTCCAGCAGGATAATTTTCCGGAATTGAACCTGCAGGTGAAATATGATCTGTAGTCACATTATCGCCAAGTTTAAGCAATATTCTTGCATTTTCAATGCTCTCCAATCTACTTTTATTTAGATGAAAACCATCAAAAAATGGGGCTTTTCTTATGTACGTAGAATCCTCATTCCAATCAAATAATTGACTTGTTGAAACATTAATCTTCTTCCATCTTTCATCACCATCCAATACATTTTCATACTTTTCTGTGAAAACATCTGATGTGACAAATTTAGAAATATAATTATCTATCTCGGTAAAACTTGGCCAAATATCTTTTAAATAAACGACACCTTTATCTCCTATTCCAATGGGTTCAGAAGTTAAATCAATATCAGTCTTTCCAGCTAAAGCAAAAGCGACAACCAGAGGTGGTGAAGCTAAATAGTTGTTTCTAATTTTCTGATGTATTCGAGCTTCAAAGTTTCTGTTGCCTGAGAGAATTGCTGACACAGACAAGGAATTTAAATCAATTGTGTCTTCAATCACCTTTTGTAATGGTCCACTGTTGCCAATACAAGTAGCACAACCATAGCCGGCAATATTAAAACCTAATTGATTAAGATATTTAAGTAGTCCTGCTCTTTCTAGGTACTCGGAAGCTGCTCTTGAACCGGGTGCGAAAGTTGTTTTAACAAAAGGTGGTACTTTCAATCCAGCTTCAACTGCCTTTTTTGCTAATAATCCTGCCCCAATCAAAACTCCTGGATTAGAAGTATTTGTACAGGAAGTTATTGCTGCCAAAACGATAGTTCCATCTGAGATTGTTTGATCATTACCTTCCAATTCAACTTTAACACTTTTTTTATCTCTATTTAATTTTTGCAATACAGAGCTAAAGCGAATGCTCATATCTTCTAAATTAATTCTTTCCTGAGGTTTGGATGGTCCAGCCAAAGAAGGAACAACAGAACTAAGGTCAAAATTTATTACTTTTGAATAAACAGGCTCAAACTCAGGTCTGTAAAACATTCCTTGAGCCTCTAAGTATGCTTTTACTTTATCAGAATTCTTTTCTCTTCCTGTTAATTTTAAATAATCTATAGTTTTCTCGTCTACAGGAAAGAAACCTGTTGTAGCTCCATATTCGGGAGCCATGTTAGCTATTGTTGCTCTGTCTGGCAGAGATAGTTCCTTTAATCCAGGACCAAAAAATTCTACAAACTTCTCAACAACATTCTCTTTCCTTAATAACTCAGTTATTGTTAGAACGATGTCGGTTGAAGTTATTCCTGGTGAGGCCTTACCACTTAATTTTACTCCAATAACTTCTGGTATTTTGATAAAAAGGGGTTCTCCTAGCATTACAGCTTCAGCCTCAATACCACCAACACCCCACCCCAATATTCCAAGTCCATCAATCATTGTGGTATGACTATCTGTTCCAATCAAAGTATCAGGAAACATTATATCATCTTTTTCAGAAACAATTGAGGACAGATATTCTAGATTAATTTGATGAATAATTCCATTACCTGGGGGAATTATTCTAAAATTTTGAAAGCTACTTTGAGCCCATTTCAACAATTGATATCTTTCATTATTTCTTTCAAATTCAAGATCCATGTTAAGCTGTAAAGATTTTGAGTCTCCATAATGATCCATCGAGATCGAATGATCAATTACGAGGTCAACCTGTATTTCAGGATTGATTACCGATGGATTTCCTCCATTTTGTGAAACGGCATCTCGAAGAGATGCAAGATCTACTACCGCTGGTACTCCTGTAAAATCTTGTAAAATTACCCTTGAAGGATAGTAGGGAATCTCTTCTCCAATATTGTTTAACCAATCAGAAATTTTTTTAACTTCAGTATTTTTACCCTCTTTGGATTTTCTTATTTGATTTTCAATAAGAATTTTGACTGAATAAGGTATCTTTTCGTGATCGATCTCATTCTTTTTAAGATATTTGAGAATATCATAAAATCTGAACTGCCCAGACTCGTAAACAAAAAAATCAAACTCTTTCATCATAACCTCCATATTGTATATAAATTATGATAAAAATTTAAAACTTAATTACATATGATTTTTAGTGTATTTTTCAAAAAACACCATCCCCAGCAGAATTCTAATCACAAGGGTAGTGGAGCTGGTTGAATCTAGGGCACTTCAGATTGAATAGGACAATTACATATTAGAAAATAAATTTGATAGCTTGTTTTAAGTTTTACAGTTTTGCATCAATAATTTGTTCTGGGAAATGTGAGTTATGACATTATATTATAGTATTGAATATAAAAAAAATACTATTGTCCGGAGAGAGGATGAAAATTACCAATTTCAATGATGAAATAATTAAGAAACTAATTTTTTTATACCTAGTTGTAAGTATTTTTATGAGTATTTATGCAGATGAAAAGCAAAATGATAAGGAAAATATACTAGTAATACACTCATATCACAGTGGTTTATCTTGGACAGATAATATCAATAAAACGATAAATGAGGAGTTAACTGCTAAAGATTATGAGGTTCATTCAGAGTTTATGGATAGTAAAAGAAACTCTTACCATTCGGTGAAAGAGAATTTTTTTGAGTATTTAAAAAATAAATATAATACTATTCCTAAGAAAATAATTACAGTGGATGATAATGCTTTAAATTTTGTAAATGAGTACTATGATTCTCTTTTCAATAAATCTTTGATTGTTGCATGCGGTGTTAATAATGTCAAACTAGATGTAAAGCTGACCGATAGAAATTTCAAAATAATCTTTGAAAGAGTTGATCCGTTGTCGACTTATTCTTTGATTACAAAACTACAGCCAAAAATGAAGAAGTTGTATATTATTTCTGGTCAAAGTTCTACTGCAAAAGATATTGTAGAAAATGTGAAGAATCAGTTTTTTGTGATTCAGAGAGACGTTGAGCTAGAATACCTTGAAAATAATAGTATGGATGATTTGAAGATAATTTTAAATCAAATTGATTCTGATGACGCAGTATTGCTTATACTATTTAATTGTGATTCTAAAGGTAGTTTTTTCACTTACGAGGAAGCTGGAGAATTAATATCAAAAGCATCAAATGCACCAGTATACGGACTATGGGATTTCTATATTAATACTGGTTTAATTGGCGGTGTTGTGATAAGTTCAGAACAACAAGCCAAGGCAGCGGTGAAAGTTGTATTGGAAAGTAAAAGCAATGGTTTTCAATTAATAGACGATGTGGATAGATATATCTCAGTTATTGATTTTCAAATTGCCGAAAGATTTGAGATTGATTTAAGTGACGTAGATGATAGTATAAATTTTGTCAACAAGCTATCCGGTAATTATTTTAATTCTTATAAAGGCGTGTTTTTTGCAGTTATTATTATTGTAAGTTTTATTTCTATTTTAACTCTATTTTTTTACTTAAAAAAGATTTCTGAGATAAAGGAAAAAACTTTAAAAGTGCTCGTTATTCTTATGTATATTTTTATAACGGCTTTATTTCTAATATTGAATGTTTATACATACAAAATCAAATCAAATGAATTTAAGAATGATCTGCTAGATAGCATCAATCCATGTGTGAAACAGATGGAAGAAGATGGTCTTTTTGATTTTGATAAAGATTCTTTATATCTTTTAAAAGATAATATCCGTAACGAATTTGATTGTGTTCTTAATAATAATGATAACATAGGTTCCATTTATCTAATAGATAGATGGGAGAATGGTCATCTTTTTTATATGTTAGGAACAGACAATAAAAGCAATGATTCTCGAGATTATATTAATTACAATGACGCTCCCTCAGAAATTTATCAGGTAATTAAAAGCGATTCACCATCCATAATAGGACCCTATAAGAACAGCAGAGGAGAACTTTTTACTTTAGTATTTAATGTCTCATCTGATGCAAAATATGGCAAAAAATATTTGTGCTTTGATATTTATGTGTCTAAATGGTACAAATCAGTTTTTATGAAAATGATTCTTCCAGCAAGCCTATTTTTGGCTTTTTTTTTGGTTTTAATTTTCTCCTTTTGGATTTTGTCTGATACTTATTTGACTAGAAAAAAATCCTTTATGAGAAAATTATCTCGAGCTCTAATTTTACTTCCAATTATACCAATAATTTCCTTAACAATAATCTGGCTAGTTGGAGTTTACGATCATTATGTTTCTAAAATTGATTACGATATGGATAAAGAGTTTGTTCAGATGAAAAATCATAGCAACGATTTTTTGGAAGATTTTAAACAAAGAATTGAGGTGATAAATGAAAAATCTGAAGAGATAGATGAATCGTTAATTGAAAATAATGTAGATATTGCTTGGAATGTAGTTGAAGATATTTACGAAGAGCATGGCCATAAAACTAAAGCTGAGATAATAAAACTGATTAAGAATTCATTGAGAAGTTTAAGATGGAGTGATAAACACTACTATTTTTTTATAACTAATGATCTCGGTTATTCAGTTCTACATCCTGCATCAAATGAACTTGAGGGGTCATATGTTTTCGATTTAGAAGATAAAAAGGGGAACAAGTTTGTTCAAGAAATGATTTCACTTGCAAAAGAGGAGGGCAAAGGGTTTCTAACATATTACTGGCCTGTACGAAATCCCATAAGAAAGATTTCGTATATAAGATATTTTGAACCTTTGGGACTTATTATTGGATCTGGAGTTCATCCAGACATTGAGATTGAAAAAATAAAAGAAGAGCATTTGAATTTTGTAAATGATTTGTCTATCATTCAAAAGAAAGGTAATCTTCTAATACAAGATAGTAATGGCAATGTATTATTGGATAACTTTGCATCAAAAGTTTTCTCAAATGTATCACTGGAAGAGAAAATCTTATACAATGATTTTATAAACTCTATTCATTCTAAATCTAAAAAAGACAGTCTAAAAATAGTTGATTCTTATTTTAGTTTTAGCAGTGATATTGAGAAATTTTTAGTTAAATCAATATATATAGATAAATGGAAATGGGTTGTTTCAATTTTCTTAAATATGAAAGAACTGGAACAAATAGAAAAAGAGATCACTAAAAAACAGTATGATGAGTTGATCTTGAATATTTCAGTTTCTCTATTTCTAATCCTATTTCTGATTTCCCTAAGTGTGGTTTTAGCTAGAAATTTTGGGAAAAAACAAAAAAAAGAGTTTTCAAGTTTTAGCAATTCTTTTGAAAAAGCTGTTAAAAATTTCAAGCCAAT includes:
- a CDS encoding TIGR01212 family radical SAM protein (This family includes YhcC from E. coli K-12, an uncharacterized radical SAM protein.); the encoded protein is MFLKKVRIMNYYTYKQYLADKFGEELYKIPIDFNTGCPNRDSEGLGGCTFCPENGNRAAQITGLNTVRDQVNAAIKFSKKRYKANKFMAYIQAYTAFFSKEWQKKYLEILNEFEFDALSIGTRPDCINQDTIEFVKQLNIPVIIELGVQTLNDISLLKINRGHDSDRSLKAVQFLNDNNIEVAVHLIIGLPNETIDDNILTVKKLSHFKLAGIKFHNLHIIEGTNLAREYEKENFNIYTENQYAEILIELFKYVPGDIPILRVCTDTEIEKLIAPKWHMNKGQFTEYFNSLLKFRDVYQGQLTDKAYNPLKVDNYDKTITDDGSITLFSNDFKEKYHCHAGALMESVKKYIEPSGFEKLIKQNDLHILDICFGLGYNSYSSVKTASGFKNKIKITCLEIDRRVVKKASEIEYADKWWSNVLRNLYDWANFVYLNCELEMKWGDARFSIETLKGKYDIIYLDAFSTQKNSELWTLDFIKKIKRVIKDNGVVLTYCAAIPVRKAFIEAGFFIGETVAAGRDRGGTIASLDPSKIEIQIPLKDYELFKTTKGIVYRDPYSTYTNREILKNREFEVVKFKKIDEAEY
- the acnA gene encoding aconitate hydratase AcnA, with translation MKEFDFFVYESGQFRFYDILKYLKKNEIDHEKIPYSVKILIENQIRKSKEGKNTEVKKISDWLNNIGEEIPYYPSRVILQDFTGVPAVVDLASLRDAVSQNGGNPSVINPEIQVDLVIDHSISMDHYGDSKSLQLNMDLEFERNNERYQLLKWAQSSFQNFRIIPPGNGIIHQINLEYLSSIVSEKDDIMFPDTLIGTDSHTTMIDGLGILGWGVGGIEAEAVMLGEPLFIKIPEVIGVKLSGKASPGITSTDIVLTITELLRKENVVEKFVEFFGPGLKELSLPDRATIANMAPEYGATTGFFPVDEKTIDYLKLTGREKNSDKVKAYLEAQGMFYRPEFEPVYSKVINFDLSSVVPSLAGPSKPQERINLEDMSIRFSSVLQKLNRDKKSVKVELEGNDQTISDGTIVLAAITSCTNTSNPGVLIGAGLLAKKAVEAGLKVPPFVKTTFAPGSRAASEYLERAGLLKYLNQLGFNIAGYGCATCIGNSGPLQKVIEDTIDLNSLSVSAILSGNRNFEARIHQKIRNNYLASPPLVVAFALAGKTDIDLTSEPIGIGDKGVVYLKDIWPSFTEIDNYISKFVTSDVFTEKYENVLDGDERWKKINVSTSQLFDWNEDSTYIRKAPFFDGFHLNKSRLESIENARILLKLGDNVTTDHISPAGSIPENYPAGIYLNKRGIHKNGFNSYGSRRGNHEVMMRGTFANVRIKNHLADGKEGGYTKHNDKIIHIFDAAEMLKKENVSLIIVAGKEYGTGSSRDWAAKGTLLLGVKAVIAKSYERIHRSNLVGMGILPFQFINDDDYDFITGNETINISISENPTHEMIVKSYFDEKMIPLKLRLDTDMEIEYIRNKGILHLVLRNKL
- a CDS encoding cache domain-containing protein, with the translated sequence MKITNFNDEIIKKLIFLYLVVSIFMSIYADEKQNDKENILVIHSYHSGLSWTDNINKTINEELTAKDYEVHSEFMDSKRNSYHSVKENFFEYLKNKYNTIPKKIITVDDNALNFVNEYYDSLFNKSLIVACGVNNVKLDVKLTDRNFKIIFERVDPLSTYSLITKLQPKMKKLYIISGQSSTAKDIVENVKNQFFVIQRDVELEYLENNSMDDLKIILNQIDSDDAVLLILFNCDSKGSFFTYEEAGELISKASNAPVYGLWDFYINTGLIGGVVISSEQQAKAAVKVVLESKSNGFQLIDDVDRYISVIDFQIAERFEIDLSDVDDSINFVNKLSGNYFNSYKGVFFAVIIIVSFISILTLFFYLKKISEIKEKTLKVLVILMYIFITALFLILNVYTYKIKSNEFKNDLLDSINPCVKQMEEDGLFDFDKDSLYLLKDNIRNEFDCVLNNNDNIGSIYLIDRWENGHLFYMLGTDNKSNDSRDYINYNDAPSEIYQVIKSDSPSIIGPYKNSRGELFTLVFNVSSDAKYGKKYLCFDIYVSKWYKSVFMKMILPASLFLAFFLVLIFSFWILSDTYLTRKKSFMRKLSRALILLPIIPIISLTIIWLVGVYDHYVSKIDYDMDKEFVQMKNHSNDFLEDFKQRIEVINEKSEEIDESLIENNVDIAWNVVEDIYEEHGHKTKAEIIKLIKNSLRSLRWSDKHYYFFITNDLGYSVLHPASNELEGSYVFDLEDKKGNKFVQEMISLAKEEGKGFLTYYWPVRNPIRKISYIRYFEPLGLIIGSGVHPDIEIEKIKEEHLNFVNDLSIIQKKGNLLIQDSNGNVLLDNFASKVFSNVSLEEKILYNDFINSIHSKSKKDSLKIVDSYFSFSSDIEKFLVKSIYIDKWKWVVSIFLNMKELEQIEKEITKKQYDELILNISVSLFLILFLISLSVVLARNFGKKQKKEFSSFSNSFEKAVKNFKPMIVDDNYSIEFEELSSKVNSVLYDLLNTRIELEASNIELKNQIETANDLALKAYEANKVKSEFFANMSHEIRTPLNGIIGLANLLSDGPKTKDQEEYIEGIISSGEILLNIINDILDISKIEAGEIKLEITEYDLIDMVEELLKVVSVMAGRKRLQVYYSLDKDVPRIIDGDSFRLKQVLNNILSNAIKFTEEGYVKLSIKNNVRDENSFISFEIEDSGIGIPDDLEKQLFKPYSQGDNSTTRKYGGTGLGLSISMQLVEKMNGNIHYSSEVGKGTVFFVSIPYLKKVNIIDDDICKNIGKFFVHISDVKQRESTISILDYCGIENELLDLENANSMNSDNKTILTIDKDYLESDVLRKFSDDFKIIIINNSINGFRFDRKNGTVISSPLRATDIRKIIKVSPDDKDSESIDYFKNKIKDYSDELKIILAEDNFTNQMVASSVLKKIGLKFDLAENGKEVLKLLEQGKYTLILMDIQMPILDGIATTELIRRSEKEYSSIPIIAMTANAMYGDMEKFLAAGMDDYIPKPFNFDIILEKIYTWSRLNMKADTYYSKQIEELKIDFEKKADIIENANDIFDYVELSDRLLNDEEMVKTIMEVFLEDIPKQMEKIKVSINNLDLKQLTMSAHSIKGSSGNVAGHALQKVAQKLENASKNNEYEKFNELNNQLAEQFEKLKSAMERYL